A stretch of DNA from Desmospora activa DSM 45169:
TTGTCGCCCTGCACCACTGTGATGCGGGCACGTCGATTGACGGGAAGATCTTCCGAGCCGTCTACTCCCTGTACGATTAACCCCCGTCTGACACCGATTCGGGTAAGCAGTACCTGCATTTTTTCAACAGCGGTCTGGTGAAAGACACCGACGGTTTGTAGCGGGGCATCGGAGTAGCGCAGCAACTTTTCCGCTGTATTGAATAACGTGCGGATGCCAATCTCCTCTCGCAGATGGCGCAGATCAGCGAGGGGAGGGCACCAACGCTCTGCGGGAACAAATAGAAATCTGGTCTGATCCGCCGCGGTTTGCAACGCTTCCGGAGAACATCGATCCGGATACAATTTGAGTGAATGGAAGAGATCCAGAGCGGTTGATCCAAACTTAGGTGGAAGGGTGCGGCAGCCATGTAAGGTGACGGGCAGCCCGTCGGCAGCTAAAACAAAGGCGACAGGCAACGTGGCTAAAAACGATTTGCGGCGGCCGTCATAGGGTCCGGCACAGTCGAGACTGTTAGGGATGGGATGGCGGATGATCCGCTCGCGCAACGCATCGACAAAGGAGAGGATCTCATCCGCCGATTCCATTTTGATCCGTTCCGCCACGAGAAACGCACCGATCTGTGCAGGCGTAGCTCGACCGGATATGATTTGCTCTGCACCCGTACGGGCTTGCTCGTAAGATAAATTCTTGGCGCCTTTTTTTCCTCGGCCCACTTCTTTGATCAGGTTAAACATCATAAATCACCTCTTGGGCGGGTGCGGTGCAATAGACGATGAACCTTAATAATTTCACGGGAGATCGCAACCATGGATTTACGTTCATCCATCGCTTGTTTGCGGATCATTTGATAGGCTTCTCCTTCAGACAGCTGTTTGGCGTCAAGCAGAATCCATTTGGCTTGATCGATCCATTTGCGTTCCTCCAGCTTCCGTTTTAAATGATGGTACCCGTCTCGATGCTGGTGGTGCAGGATACTATATTGTAACGCCCATCGCAGTTGGTTTTCATCCATTTTATCGTACAAGATTCCATCCAGATGTTCCAGCGGCTCCATTCCACGCTTATCTGGAGCGCTGCCGTCACAATGCCACAGTTGTGGAATTTTTCTTCTGACGGACACTTGTTTTTGACAATCCATTAAACGGTTAAATGGTACTATCCATACAATGGCATCCATGCCGTTGAGATCTTTTTTTACGCATGCAGGAGTCGTCGTTTTTACTTGGTATCCCGCACGGTGGATACGTTGGTACAAGGGCAAAATGGCATCGGTGTCCGCCAGAGGCTTCGCACCATCCGGTGCCGGTGATGGGGAAGGTCGTTTGTCGACGTTTTGCTTATCTGAAACCAACAGGATAGACTTCATAATCACTAGCGTTAACCCCGATGTTTTTTTTACGGGGAAGAGCGCCTTTTTTCTCCCCTTTCTCTGGCGTTCATGTCGGATCATCTATGATGGGAGACGGTACAATTGTTTTATATCCGATCGGAAAAAGGCTCGGAATTTTTCACTTATCATACATGATTGCGGTTTCTGTGTAAATAAAAATGACAGACGAAATCACCGGAACATAGTATAACCTCATATGTTATTTTTGTTGACATCAAATTTGGTTTATATTACACTAATAACTGTCACAAGGGATGTGACCGGGAACCTGTATCCATACACAATGGGGTGTAAGGATAATAAAAAAGCGAAGCAGTGTCGACTCACAGGTCGTCATTGCCTTCGCTCCGATATAAAAAGGCAACGGGGCCTTGTCAATCGATGGGATTGGCGGGCCCTTTTTCATTAAATCCATCCCTAATCAGGAGGAAGATTGATGGCTCATTTGCGCAAATTTTTAAAAGTAGGGCACTGGCCAAGTTTGCTTTCTTCTTTTCTCTATTTTGATATCAGCTTTATGATCTGGGTAATGTTAGGGGCCTTATCGGTCTATGTTTCCGCCGATCTGGGTTTAACGGAAGCGCAAAAGGGGCTGATGGTGGCGATTCCCATTTTGGGGGGATCGGTATTCCGGATTTTCCTTGGGATATTGACCGACCGGATCGGCGCCAAAAAGACCGGCATCATGGGCATGATGCTTACGATGGTACCCTTATTTTTGTTGTGGGTATCGGGTACGACTTTGCCGGAAGTTTATGCTTATGGATTCTTATTGGGGATCGCAGGAGCTAGCTTTGCCGCTTCGCTGCCTTTAGCCAGCCGCTGGTATCCGCCGCAGTATCAAGGATTGGCGATGGGAATCGCCGGGGCGGGGAACAGCGGTACCCTGTTGGCGACGCTGTTTGCCCCGCGTTTAGCGGAGTTTTTCGGCAGTTGGCATGCGGTGTTCGGTATTGCGATGATTCCGATGGGCGTGGTGTTGTTGGTACACTGGTGGATGGCAAAAGAACCCCCGGAGCAGAGCGCTCCCAAACAATGGTCCGATTATCTGGGGGTTCTAAAGATGAAAGATGCGTGGTTGTTCTGTTTCTTCTACAGCATCACCTTTGGCGGCTTTGTAGGGTTAACCAGTTTTTTGCCGCAATTTTTCAACGGCCAATACGGATTGGCACCAGTGCAGGCAGGTGACTTTGTCACTTTGTGCGTATTGGCGGGAAGCGCGTTGCGACCCGTCGGTGGCTGGATTGCCGACCGCGTTGGCGGTGTGAGGATGTTGCAAGTATTGTTTTTGATTATTGCGGTCCTCTTTGGAGCGGTTTCGCTGTTGTTGCCCTTCGGGTTACAACTGATCCTGCTGTTTTTGGTGATGGGTGCCCTGGGAATGGGCAATGGAGCAGTGTTTCAATTGGTTCCGCAACGATTTAGCAAAGAAATTGGCTTAATGACCGGTATCGTGGGAGCGGCTGGTGGTCTGGGTGGTTTTTTTCTTCCGTCACTGCTGGGGGCGTTAAAGCAAGCGACGGGTACTTTTGCCTCTGGTTTTCTCGTCATTACCTGCCTGGTGGCGGTTGCGTTTGTGGTGATGTGGATGATTGGGCGGGAGTGGAAGCGGCAAATGGCGGTCAAGGAACAAGTAGCGGGGTGAGACGATGAGCGATTTCTTGGGACACTTCCGTGATCAGGAACAAAAACATACGAAAGAGCGAATCTACCCCACCCAGTGTCCCTATTGCAGCATGCAATGCACCATGCGATTGGTGGAGGAGAAAACGCCGTATACCACTCGTTGGAAAGCGGCCCCGAACAAGGACGATCCCGTCGTACAAGGGCGCATGTGTGTCAAAGGAGTGGAAGCCCATGTTCACACCTTGGACCATGAGCGACTGACACAACCGCTGCTGCGCCAAAACGGGCGATGGGTGATGATTTCCTGGGAAGAAGCGCTGGAATGGTTTCAGCGTCGCGTCAAAGAAACACAGGAACGTTACGGTAAAGACGCCGTCGGGGTATACGGGGGTGGTTCCCTCACCAATGAAGAGGCATATCTGTTGGGCAAATTCGCCCGAGTAGCCTTGCAGACCCGCTATATCGATTACAATGGCCGTTTCTGTATGTCTTCTGCGGCGACCGCGGCTAATCAAGCATTGGGAGTGGACCGGGGGCTGACCAACCCGCTGTCGGATATTCCCGCTGCCGACTGCATCATTTTAGCTGGAGCCAATATCGCCGAATGCCAACCGACGATGATGCCTTATTTTCGCAAGGCCAAAGGAAACGGTGCGACACTGATCGCCATCGACCCCCGGGAGACGGCTACAACCAAACTGGCGGATATCCATCTCCGTATTCGTCCGGGTACCGATGCCGCCCTGGTTAACGGGATGTTGAAGGTGATTCTGGAAGAAGGGTATGTGAATGAACCGTTTCTCAAGCAACATACCACCGGTTGGCCGCAGTTAAAAACATGGATTGAGTCGGTATCAACGGATGAAGTAGCAGGGATAACGGGAATCCCCCGGGATACGATCGTTGCGGCCGCTCGGTCCTATGGGCAGGCAGCTACAGGTATGGTGTTTACCGCCAGAGGGGTAGAGCAGCACGCCCACGGGGTAAAAAATGTGCGCAACTTCCTCAATCTAGTGCTGGTGACAGGAAAAATCGGCCGTTGTGGATCGGGCTACGGCGCGGTGACTGGACAGGGCAATGGTCAAGGGGGGCGGGAACACGGGCAGAAAGCGGATCAGCTTCCCGGCTATCGGCTGATCAACAATCCACAACATCGACGCGAGATCGCTCAGGTGTGGGGGATCGAGGAACACGAGCTGCCACAGGCGGGGGTTTCCGCTTATGAGATGTTCCAACGGGTATGGGAGCGGGAGATCCGGGGGATGGTGATCCTCTCCTCCAATCCGGTGGTATCCAATCCCAATGCCACAATGGTGGAGGAAGCGTTGGATCGGTTGGATTTTTTGGTGGCGATCGATTTGTTTTTGTCTGAAACCGCTGAACGTGCAGATTTGGTTTTACCCGGCTCCGCCTATTTGGAGGACGAAGGGACGATGACCAATCTGGAGGGGCGGGTGATACGGCGTCAGGCGGTGCGATCTCTTCCCGGTGAAGCGAAGCTGGATTGGCAAATCCTCGCGCAGATGGCCCAGGTATTGGGGAAAGGAGAGTATTTTTCCTTCTCCTCGGCCCAGGAGATTTTTACGGAGTTGCGACAAGCGAGTCGAGGGGGGATCGCCGACTATTCCGGTATCTCCTATGAGCGAATCGAGCGGGAGGGTGGCGTGTTCTGGCCCTGTTCCGATGAAAACAGCCCAGGAACGGCGCGGTTGTTTGAAGATCACCGTTTTTGGCATCCTGACGGACGTGCAAAATTGATCCCGGTCCCGCATCTGGAGCCGCCTGAGCCCGTCTGTGATACCTATCCCCTTACTTTAACGACAGGCCGTTACATGGCTCACTACCTGACGGGAGTGCAAACCCGAAGAACACCGGCATTGCTAAAAAAAGCGCCGGAACCGCTGTTATCGATCCATCCGGAGACAGCGAAACGGTGGAATGTGGAAGATGGTCAACAGGTGCAGGTCCATTCGCGACGAGGATCGATTGAGATGAAGGTGGAGATTACCACCAAAATCCGGGAGGATATCGTATTTGCCCCGATGCATTGGGGCGGGGAAAATGGTATCAATCGCTTGACGTTACCGGAGTTGGATCCGGAAAGCCGTATGCCTGCATTTAAAACCTGTGCGGTTCGACTGGAACCAGTTATCGCAACACTTCCGACTGAAGGAAAAGAAAGGAGCGATATTGATGGCAAAGCGCAAAAAGTTGGTGTTGGTCGGTAACGGCATGGCCGGGGTGCATGTGGTGGAACATATCTTAAAGTTGGCACCGGATGCCTATGAGATCACGATTTTCGGTAAGGAGCCCCATCCCAATTACAACCGAATTCTGCTGTCGTCAGTGTTGGCGGGAGATACCGATATGAAGGAGATTGTGTTAAACGATTGGGATTGGTATAAACAAAACAATATCCAGTTGCATGCCGGTCATGAGGTAACTGGCATCGATCCGGATGAGCGCAAGGTGTATACCGACAGCGGTTTATCCGCTTCCTATGATGAGCTGATTCTGGCGACGGGTTCTGAAGCCTTTATGTTGCCGTTGCCGGGAGCGGATAAGGAAGGGGTGATCGCCTTCCGCGATATGGAGGATTGTGAAGCGATGATTGACGCTTCCAAGAAATATCGGAAGGCGGCAGTGATCGGCGGCGGTTTGCTGGGGTTAGAAGCGGCCAGGGGGCTGTTAAATCTGGGGATGGAAGTGGATGTCGTCCATATTTTTGACCACTTGATGGAACGGCAGTTGGATCCGCCGGCATCCCGTATGTTGAAACGGGAGCTGGAAAAACAGGGGATGCGTTTTTGGATGGAAAAACAGACGGAACGGATTGTGGGCCGGTCGCGGGCTTCCGGTTTACGCTTTAAAGACGGTTCCAGTCTGGAAGTGGACCTGGTGGTGATGGCTGTCGGCATTAAGCCGCGCATGCAACTGGCGAAAGCGAGCGGGCTACAGATTAATCGCGGTATCGTGGTGGATGATTTTATGGCTACCAGCCTCCCCCATGTTTATGCCGTCGGTGAATGTGCCGAGCATCG
This window harbors:
- a CDS encoding anthranilate phosphoribosyltransferase, translated to MFNLIKEVGRGKKGAKNLSYEQARTGAEQIISGRATPAQIGAFLVAERIKMESADEILSFVDALRERIIRHPIPNSLDCAGPYDGRRKSFLATLPVAFVLAADGLPVTLHGCRTLPPKFGSTALDLFHSLKLYPDRCSPEALQTAADQTRFLFVPAERWCPPLADLRHLREEIGIRTLFNTAEKLLRYSDAPLQTVGVFHQTAVEKMQVLLTRIGVRRGLIVQGVDGSEDLPVNRRARITVVQGDNSQSMVLDPADYGFNDGELPVLEWTIEKQATHLLEVLEGQKSSTHRNMVIWNSGIRLWFAERVGTIEEGMERATQLLDDGLALERFQRWSKQIEAAASQSVDTSSPPPERA
- a CDS encoding ANTAR domain-containing response regulator yields the protein MKSILLVSDKQNVDKRPSPSPAPDGAKPLADTDAILPLYQRIHRAGYQVKTTTPACVKKDLNGMDAIVWIVPFNRLMDCQKQVSVRRKIPQLWHCDGSAPDKRGMEPLEHLDGILYDKMDENQLRWALQYSILHHQHRDGYHHLKRKLEERKWIDQAKWILLDAKQLSEGEAYQMIRKQAMDERKSMVAISREIIKVHRLLHRTRPRGDL
- a CDS encoding MFS transporter, whose product is MAHLRKFLKVGHWPSLLSSFLYFDISFMIWVMLGALSVYVSADLGLTEAQKGLMVAIPILGGSVFRIFLGILTDRIGAKKTGIMGMMLTMVPLFLLWVSGTTLPEVYAYGFLLGIAGASFAASLPLASRWYPPQYQGLAMGIAGAGNSGTLLATLFAPRLAEFFGSWHAVFGIAMIPMGVVLLVHWWMAKEPPEQSAPKQWSDYLGVLKMKDAWLFCFFYSITFGGFVGLTSFLPQFFNGQYGLAPVQAGDFVTLCVLAGSALRPVGGWIADRVGGVRMLQVLFLIIAVLFGAVSLLLPFGLQLILLFLVMGALGMGNGAVFQLVPQRFSKEIGLMTGIVGAAGGLGGFFLPSLLGALKQATGTFASGFLVITCLVAVAFVVMWMIGREWKRQMAVKEQVAG
- the nasC gene encoding assimilatory nitrate reductase catalytic subunit NasC, with the protein product MSDFLGHFRDQEQKHTKERIYPTQCPYCSMQCTMRLVEEKTPYTTRWKAAPNKDDPVVQGRMCVKGVEAHVHTLDHERLTQPLLRQNGRWVMISWEEALEWFQRRVKETQERYGKDAVGVYGGGSLTNEEAYLLGKFARVALQTRYIDYNGRFCMSSAATAANQALGVDRGLTNPLSDIPAADCIILAGANIAECQPTMMPYFRKAKGNGATLIAIDPRETATTKLADIHLRIRPGTDAALVNGMLKVILEEGYVNEPFLKQHTTGWPQLKTWIESVSTDEVAGITGIPRDTIVAAARSYGQAATGMVFTARGVEQHAHGVKNVRNFLNLVLVTGKIGRCGSGYGAVTGQGNGQGGREHGQKADQLPGYRLINNPQHRREIAQVWGIEEHELPQAGVSAYEMFQRVWEREIRGMVILSSNPVVSNPNATMVEEALDRLDFLVAIDLFLSETAERADLVLPGSAYLEDEGTMTNLEGRVIRRQAVRSLPGEAKLDWQILAQMAQVLGKGEYFSFSSAQEIFTELRQASRGGIADYSGISYERIEREGGVFWPCSDENSPGTARLFEDHRFWHPDGRAKLIPVPHLEPPEPVCDTYPLTLTTGRYMAHYLTGVQTRRTPALLKKAPEPLLSIHPETAKRWNVEDGQQVQVHSRRGSIEMKVEITTKIREDIVFAPMHWGGENGINRLTLPELDPESRMPAFKTCAVRLEPVIATLPTEGKERSDIDGKAQKVGVGR